In Synechococcus sp. CC9616, the following are encoded in one genomic region:
- a CDS encoding carbonic anhydrase yields MGTSSSSPYIDSGGQQTTPHDIVNELKSGLQRFLDGQSAHPHATEARRHQLAGGQHPQVAVLACSDSRVPVEVIFDAGFGDLFVIRNAGNTNTFGSAGSIEYAVADLGICVLLVMSHQGCGAVKAAYLTGQDFSPSLSELVNDIKSGLNNHGFSTDDHKTYEQACIAHSRITAEALVQDSDVIRDAVSNKTLLVQPAFLHIDPLSITWLEPLYGKD; encoded by the coding sequence ATGGGCACGTCATCAAGTAGCCCCTATATCGATTCAGGGGGGCAACAAACTACCCCACATGACATTGTCAACGAGCTGAAAAGTGGCCTGCAGCGTTTTCTTGATGGTCAATCGGCCCATCCCCATGCAACCGAGGCACGCCGTCATCAACTTGCTGGCGGACAACATCCCCAGGTTGCCGTCCTGGCCTGTTCCGATTCTCGCGTTCCAGTTGAGGTGATTTTTGATGCCGGATTCGGGGATTTGTTTGTGATCCGTAATGCAGGAAACACCAACACCTTTGGTTCTGCAGGCTCGATTGAATATGCCGTTGCAGATCTGGGAATCTGTGTCCTTCTGGTCATGAGTCATCAGGGATGTGGCGCCGTCAAGGCCGCTTATCTGACAGGTCAGGACTTTTCTCCCTCGTTGAGCGAATTGGTAAACGACATCAAATCAGGATTAAACAATCACGGCTTCAGTACCGACGATCACAAGACCTATGAACAAGCTTGTATTGCCCATTCGAGAATCACAGCGGAGGCACTTGTTCAGGACAGCGACGTCATCCGTGATGCCGTCAGCAACAAAACACTTCTCGTTCAACCAGCCTTTCTACACATCGATCCTCTCTCGATCACCTGGCTTGAGCCGCTTTACGGCAAGGACTGA
- a CDS encoding heavy metal translocating P-type ATPase, which yields MAASFQVDATTGFDVIDGSGGTREKVCPPSLPRFIDRILHASSKRLRFSVSPGLKDPDNFERHINSLDDVEAVRFNRWACCYVVVFAKKCNVDALQWLNSLPQNSGDIPLIPVVEPTLSSVEASQQNDEDDEKFVPTRIVLPVCSLALAILSGPLALPPLAVGGFIIVSAHLSFKRAWDGLKKDKKINVDFLDALAVLLHSLEGFLLGPAMMITMIEGGEAVRDATQRIAHSSNTDLVSSLQSDVRLLTEDGEVIVSSFDLSAGDRVVFLPGDKIPIDGVIESGEASLDVVKLTGESVPRHSGPGDEILAGFIVLEGNIVVETSAVGDDTRVGQITKMIEEAPVFDTRVGNFAANIANRFVMPTLALAGISLLLSAGNIAQAASLLMFDLGTGLRVSVPTAIMAALTRAGSQGLLIRSGRALEQLETIDVVVFDKTGTLTEGHPSIVEVLVFDDSGAVISSPTHERIHELLQLSTSLEQGLNHPIAKAIRDYAEQEQVSVIDCESWDYRVGRGVCAQVNGQTVLLGNSKLLEDENVVIPVFEADPKLRVATPIYLSVNGRLASIHYALDQVRPDTPDMIAELHRRGIEAHMLTGDIAPVAHAVAKDIGLKPEEVHSDALPDQKAELVQHFTAQGKKVVFVGDGINDSAALAYADVSVSFASGSDLARETADIVLTNDRVSDLIVAQDLARHTFGLVKQNIAIVGVPNLSALVIGTFLPVSPIAAVFLNNGSCLVAAGNAIRALGFQARELPSRHAVPESSGTEPLATEPSVTALQPVATDGAGVQKSKVSALPLKVTELSERVGVSYQKISARRRRDDFSSWIAEHDPEGFQWTYCKDSNLYNVMVA from the coding sequence ATGGCTGCTTCCTTTCAAGTCGACGCGACAACCGGATTTGATGTCATTGATGGATCTGGTGGTACAAGAGAAAAAGTTTGTCCTCCCAGCCTTCCACGCTTTATCGATCGAATTTTGCATGCTTCTTCCAAGCGGCTGCGATTTAGTGTTTCGCCTGGATTAAAGGATCCAGATAATTTTGAGAGACATATCAACTCACTGGATGACGTTGAAGCTGTTCGTTTTAACCGTTGGGCTTGTTGTTATGTCGTTGTCTTTGCGAAAAAATGCAATGTTGACGCCTTGCAGTGGTTGAACTCTCTTCCACAGAACAGCGGTGATATTCCATTAATTCCCGTTGTAGAACCTACCTTGTCAAGCGTTGAGGCCTCTCAACAAAATGATGAGGATGATGAGAAATTTGTTCCAACGCGCATCGTTCTTCCTGTTTGCTCACTGGCATTAGCCATTCTTTCCGGACCACTCGCATTGCCGCCCTTGGCTGTTGGGGGCTTCATCATTGTCTCGGCTCATTTGAGTTTTAAAAGAGCTTGGGACGGCCTCAAAAAGGACAAGAAAATCAATGTCGATTTCCTAGATGCTCTGGCTGTTCTCCTTCACAGCCTTGAGGGCTTCCTGCTTGGGCCTGCCATGATGATCACCATGATCGAGGGTGGTGAGGCTGTTCGTGATGCTACTCAGCGTATTGCTCATTCTTCCAATACAGATCTAGTCTCCAGCCTTCAATCAGATGTGCGCTTGCTTACCGAAGATGGTGAGGTAATCGTGTCCAGTTTTGATTTATCAGCTGGTGATCGTGTTGTCTTCTTGCCAGGGGACAAGATACCCATTGATGGCGTCATTGAGTCGGGTGAGGCGTCACTTGATGTTGTCAAACTAACAGGCGAATCAGTACCAAGGCACTCAGGGCCTGGGGATGAAATTCTGGCTGGATTCATCGTTCTTGAGGGCAACATTGTTGTAGAAACATCTGCCGTTGGTGACGACACCCGAGTGGGTCAAATCACCAAAATGATTGAAGAAGCGCCTGTTTTTGATACAAGAGTTGGAAATTTTGCCGCCAATATTGCAAACCGATTCGTGATGCCGACGTTGGCTCTGGCAGGCATTTCTCTGTTGCTGAGTGCAGGCAACATCGCCCAGGCAGCTTCATTGCTGATGTTCGACCTTGGAACGGGTCTTCGTGTCTCTGTTCCAACGGCCATTATGGCCGCCCTCACAAGAGCAGGCAGTCAAGGCCTGCTGATTCGAAGCGGCCGTGCTCTTGAACAGCTTGAAACGATCGATGTTGTTGTCTTCGACAAAACAGGAACGTTGACAGAAGGCCATCCCTCGATCGTTGAGGTTTTGGTGTTCGATGATTCTGGAGCTGTGATCTCCTCTCCAACCCACGAGAGAATCCATGAGCTTCTTCAGCTTTCAACTTCACTTGAACAGGGACTGAACCACCCCATCGCCAAAGCTATTCGGGACTATGCCGAACAAGAGCAAGTGTCTGTGATCGATTGCGAAAGTTGGGATTACAGGGTTGGACGTGGTGTCTGCGCGCAGGTCAATGGTCAGACGGTCCTTCTGGGTAATTCCAAGTTGCTCGAGGACGAAAATGTCGTAATTCCGGTGTTTGAAGCTGATCCCAAGCTTCGGGTTGCAACCCCTATTTATCTCTCTGTGAACGGTCGTCTGGCCTCCATTCACTATGCCCTTGATCAGGTGCGTCCAGATACTCCCGACATGATTGCGGAGTTGCATCGCCGTGGAATTGAGGCTCACATGTTGACTGGTGATATTGCTCCGGTTGCTCATGCTGTTGCCAAAGACATTGGATTGAAGCCTGAGGAGGTTCATTCAGACGCCCTTCCTGATCAAAAGGCGGAACTCGTTCAGCACTTCACGGCCCAAGGGAAAAAAGTGGTGTTCGTTGGGGACGGCATCAACGACTCCGCGGCGCTCGCCTATGCAGATGTCTCGGTGTCCTTCGCCTCTGGTAGTGATCTTGCTCGTGAAACGGCAGACATTGTTCTCACAAATGATCGGGTCTCCGATCTGATAGTGGCTCAAGATCTTGCTCGTCATACCTTCGGTTTGGTGAAGCAAAACATCGCCATTGTCGGTGTCCCCAACCTGTCTGCCCTTGTGATCGGTACGTTCCTTCCCGTCAGCCCGATTGCAGCGGTTTTCCTGAACAATGGATCGTGTTTGGTTGCTGCTGGCAATGCCATTCGTGCCTTGGGCTTCCAGGCTCGCGAGCTGCCATCGCGGCATGCAGTGCCTGAATCATCGGGCACTGAACCACTTGCCACTGAACCATCGGTCACAGCCCTACAGCCTGTTGCAACTGATGGCGCGGGAGTGCAAAAGAGCAAGGTGTCAGCACTTCCTCTCAAGGTGACGGAGCTCTCTGAGCGGGTGGGTGTGAGTTATCAAAAAATTTCGGCCCGTCGCCGGCGTGATGATTTCAGCTCCTGGATTGCAGAGCATGACCCAGAGGGCTTCCAGTGGACCTATTGCAAAGACAGCAATCTCTACAACGTGATGGTGGCTTGA
- the cysK gene encoding cysteine synthase A has protein sequence MSRIYDDNSLAIGNTPLVKLNSVTKNCKATVLAKIEGRNPAYSVKCRIGANMIWDAEKSGKLTKGKVIVEPTSGNTGIALAFTAASRGYKLILTMPESMSIERRRVMAVLGAELVLTEAAKGMPGAIAKAKEIADGDPAKYFMPGQFDNPANPDIHFKTTGPEIWNDCDGSIDVLVAGVGTGGTITGVSRYIKNEAGKAIESVAVEPTHSPVISQTLNGEAVKPGPHKIQGIGAGFIPKNLDLSVVDKVEQVTNDESIAMALRLAQEEGLLVGISCGAAAAAAIRLAEQDAYAGKTIVVVLPDLAERYLSSVMFADVPTGIIEQPVAV, from the coding sequence ATGTCCCGCATTTACGACGACAACAGTCTGGCTATTGGCAACACTCCGCTGGTCAAGCTGAACAGCGTCACCAAAAACTGCAAAGCCACCGTGCTGGCCAAGATCGAAGGCCGCAATCCCGCCTACAGCGTTAAATGTCGCATCGGGGCCAACATGATCTGGGATGCCGAGAAGAGCGGCAAATTAACCAAAGGCAAGGTGATTGTTGAGCCCACATCGGGCAACACCGGCATTGCCCTCGCCTTCACAGCCGCATCGAGGGGTTACAAACTGATCCTCACGATGCCCGAATCGATGTCGATCGAGCGTCGTCGCGTGATGGCCGTTCTCGGAGCTGAACTTGTGCTCACAGAGGCGGCGAAAGGGATGCCGGGTGCGATCGCCAAAGCCAAGGAAATCGCCGATGGCGATCCCGCCAAATATTTCATGCCCGGGCAGTTCGACAATCCTGCCAACCCGGACATCCATTTCAAAACAACAGGTCCTGAAATCTGGAACGATTGCGATGGATCGATTGATGTTCTGGTGGCGGGTGTCGGCACCGGCGGCACGATCACAGGTGTCTCCCGTTACATCAAGAACGAAGCGGGCAAAGCCATCGAATCAGTCGCAGTCGAACCGACTCACAGCCCGGTGATCAGCCAAACCCTGAATGGGGAGGCCGTCAAACCTGGCCCGCACAAGATTCAAGGCATCGGCGCTGGCTTCATCCCCAAAAACCTCGACCTCTCCGTCGTGGACAAGGTGGAGCAGGTGACCAACGATGAATCGATCGCCATGGCGCTGCGTCTGGCCCAGGAGGAGGGTCTGTTGGTAGGCATCTCTTGTGGTGCTGCTGCGGCCGCCGCCATTCGCCTGGCTGAACAGGACGCCTACGCCGGCAAGACCATCGTGGTGGTGCTGCCGGATCTCGCCGAGCGTTATCTCTCCTCCGTGATGTTTGCCGACGTCCCGACAGGAATAATTGAACAACCCGTGGCTGTTTAG
- a CDS encoding PLP-dependent aspartate aminotransferase family protein, giving the protein MSTEPGLNTRVIHHGESFASQTGTVMPPIFPSSTFAHGNTEGFDYTRSGNPNFRILDRVLASLEEAAHATVFASGVSAITAVVSQLQQGDLVLCEENLYGCTVRLFEQVFAKFGLRTQWVDFTKPDAVELIERSNPAMVWLESPTNPLLKVIDLKAVCSVAREHKVPVVVDNTFATALVQRPLQLGATLSLTSTTKYINGHSDALGGVVCTNDPEWQQKMVFSQKALGLQPSPFDCWLITRGIKTLPLRLKQQMANAAALADLLALHPSVNWVRYPHRHDHPQHTVAKQQMAGGGAIVTVSFNTTQEQTYALCKRLRWFTMAESLGGIESLICHPATMTHAAVAENVKRKLGIDDGLVRLSVGCEDLADLQADLQQALEPHP; this is encoded by the coding sequence GTGTCCACCGAACCAGGCCTCAATACCCGTGTGATCCACCACGGAGAGAGCTTTGCCTCGCAGACGGGCACGGTGATGCCACCGATCTTCCCAAGCTCCACCTTCGCCCACGGGAACACGGAAGGCTTTGATTACACACGTTCGGGAAATCCCAACTTCCGAATCCTTGATCGGGTGCTGGCCTCCCTCGAGGAGGCTGCCCATGCCACCGTTTTCGCCTCAGGCGTCAGCGCCATCACGGCCGTTGTCTCCCAGCTTCAACAAGGGGATCTGGTGCTGTGTGAGGAAAACCTCTACGGCTGCACCGTGCGCCTGTTCGAGCAGGTCTTCGCCAAATTCGGGCTGCGCACTCAATGGGTCGACTTCACCAAACCCGATGCCGTTGAGCTGATCGAGCGCAGCAACCCGGCCATGGTGTGGCTGGAAAGCCCGACCAATCCACTGCTCAAGGTGATCGACCTCAAGGCGGTCTGCAGCGTGGCGCGGGAACACAAGGTTCCTGTTGTTGTCGACAACACCTTCGCCACAGCCCTCGTTCAACGCCCGCTCCAACTCGGCGCCACCCTCTCACTCACCAGTACGACCAAATACATCAACGGCCACTCCGATGCCCTCGGCGGTGTGGTTTGCACCAACGACCCTGAATGGCAGCAAAAGATGGTGTTCTCTCAGAAAGCGCTGGGTCTCCAGCCGTCCCCCTTCGACTGCTGGCTGATCACCCGTGGCATCAAAACACTGCCTCTGCGGCTGAAACAGCAGATGGCCAACGCCGCCGCCCTTGCCGATCTGCTGGCACTGCATCCCAGCGTCAACTGGGTGCGCTACCCCCATCGTCATGACCACCCTCAGCACACGGTGGCCAAACAACAGATGGCGGGTGGAGGCGCAATCGTCACCGTCAGCTTCAACACCACACAGGAGCAGACCTATGCCCTGTGCAAAAGGCTCCGGTGGTTCACGATGGCTGAGAGCCTTGGTGGCATTGAAAGCCTGATCTGCCATCCCGCCACCATGACCCATGCCGCTGTCGCTGAAAACGTGAAGCGGAAACTCGGCATTGACGATGGTCTGGTGCGGCTGTCGGTGGGCTGCGAAGACCTGGCGGATCTCCAGGCTGATCTGCAGCAGGCCCTGGAGCCCCATCCATGA
- the psbC gene encoding photosystem II reaction center protein CP43, whose product MVTLSNPGLVATGGKDLDSTGYAWWSGNARLINLSGRLLGAHVAHAGLMVFWAGAMMLFEVSHFTFDKPMYEQGFICMPHVATLGYGVGPGGEVTDLFPFFVVGVLHLISSAVLGLGGLYHALRGPEILENYSSFFSQDWRDKNQMTNIIGYHLILLGVGCLLLVFKAMFFGGVYDTWAPGGGDVRLITNPTLDPGVIFGYLFRAPFGGEGWIIGVNSMEDIIGGHIWLGLTLIFGGIWHTITKPFGWVRRAFIWNGEAYLSYSLGALSFMSFIASAYIWFNNTAYPSEFWGPTNAEASQAQSFTFLVRDQRLGANIGSAMGPTGLGKYLMRSPTGEIIFGGETMRFWDFRGPWLEPLRGPNGLSLDKLQNDIQPWQIRRAAEYMTHAPNASINSVGGIITEPNSVNYVNLRQWLGATQFVLAFFFLIGHLWHAGRARAAAAGFEKGIDRQAEPVLGMPDLD is encoded by the coding sequence GTGGTAACGCTCTCTAATCCCGGTCTTGTCGCCACTGGCGGCAAAGACCTTGACTCCACCGGGTACGCCTGGTGGTCCGGCAACGCACGTCTGATCAACCTGTCCGGCCGATTGCTTGGTGCCCACGTGGCCCACGCCGGTTTGATGGTGTTCTGGGCAGGCGCAATGATGCTGTTCGAGGTGAGTCACTTCACCTTCGACAAGCCCATGTATGAGCAGGGCTTCATCTGCATGCCCCACGTCGCCACCCTTGGCTACGGCGTGGGACCAGGTGGTGAGGTAACTGATCTCTTCCCCTTCTTCGTGGTCGGTGTTCTGCACCTGATCAGCTCCGCCGTTCTCGGCCTTGGCGGCCTCTATCACGCACTGCGTGGTCCGGAAATTCTCGAGAACTATTCGTCCTTCTTCTCCCAGGATTGGCGGGACAAGAATCAGATGACCAACATCATTGGTTATCACCTGATTCTTCTCGGTGTCGGCTGCCTGCTGCTGGTCTTCAAGGCCATGTTCTTCGGCGGCGTTTACGACACCTGGGCACCAGGCGGTGGTGATGTTCGTCTGATCACCAACCCAACTCTTGATCCGGGTGTGATCTTCGGTTATCTGTTCCGCGCCCCCTTCGGTGGGGAAGGCTGGATCATCGGTGTGAACTCCATGGAGGACATCATCGGTGGACACATCTGGCTGGGATTGACCCTGATCTTCGGTGGCATCTGGCACACCATCACCAAGCCCTTCGGCTGGGTGCGTCGTGCCTTCATCTGGAACGGTGAGGCCTACCTGAGTTACAGCCTCGGCGCTCTGAGCTTCATGAGCTTCATCGCTTCGGCCTACATCTGGTTCAACAACACCGCCTATCCCTCCGAGTTCTGGGGCCCCACCAACGCTGAGGCTTCCCAGGCTCAGAGTTTCACCTTCCTGGTGCGTGACCAACGCCTCGGAGCCAACATCGGTTCCGCCATGGGTCCTACCGGCCTTGGCAAATACCTGATGCGCTCCCCCACCGGCGAAATCATCTTCGGTGGTGAAACCATGCGCTTCTGGGACTTCCGTGGCCCCTGGCTGGAGCCCCTTCGTGGCCCCAACGGACTGAGCCTCGACAAGCTCCAGAACGACATTCAGCCATGGCAAATCCGCCGTGCAGCTGAGTACATGACCCACGCTCCCAACGCGTCGATCAACTCCGTGGGCGGCATCATCACCGAGCCCAACTCGGTGAACTACGTGAACCTTCGCCAGTGGCTGGGTGCAACGCAGTTCGTGCTCGCCTTCTTCTTCCTGATCGGTCACCTCTGGCATGCCGGCCGTGCCCGCGCAGCCGCTGCTGGCTTTGAGAAAGGAATCGACCGTCAGGCCGAGCCCGTGCTGGGTATGCCCGACCTCGACTGA
- a CDS encoding DUF1345 domain-containing protein: MHPRFLSDRYRLIRSSMVGLVITLILIQLVTFKEAFTISITMALVWDLVTLYRKTWTLSMHETRQVFERWQSVESYVALRTVALVFMSVGLLCFCINDLHDKKNILPDYVQIFLTFISLFLAWLQLHNGFALYYAKSYFEQNPRALEENEAQQAFVFQGSEPSFSDFLYVAYSIGLTYSMTDCSVEDSSIRRVVIIHCIAAFLFASTVLSIILSLVTQVS, from the coding sequence ATGCATCCCCGCTTCCTTTCAGATCGATATCGTCTGATCCGGTCCTCGATGGTTGGATTGGTCATCACGTTGATCTTGATTCAACTCGTGACTTTTAAAGAGGCCTTCACTATTTCTATCACCATGGCACTGGTGTGGGATCTGGTCACGCTGTATCGAAAAACTTGGACGCTTTCCATGCATGAAACACGTCAAGTCTTTGAGCGTTGGCAATCGGTTGAATCCTATGTTGCCTTACGCACTGTGGCGCTTGTTTTTATGAGCGTGGGACTACTTTGTTTTTGCATCAATGATCTACATGATAAGAAAAACATTTTGCCGGACTATGTTCAGATTTTCTTGACATTTATTTCACTGTTTCTTGCATGGTTGCAATTGCACAACGGTTTCGCTCTTTACTACGCAAAGAGTTATTTTGAGCAGAATCCCCGTGCGCTTGAAGAGAACGAAGCTCAACAGGCCTTCGTTTTTCAGGGTTCAGAGCCAAGCTTCAGCGATTTTCTCTATGTTGCTTACTCAATCGGCCTTACTTATTCCATGACTGATTGCAGTGTTGAAGATTCTTCAATTCGCCGCGTCGTGATTATTCACTGCATTGCAGCTTTTTTGTTTGCTTCGACGGTTCTTTCGATCATTCTTTCCCTCGTGACCCAGGTCAGTTGA
- a CDS encoding TMEM165/GDT1 family protein has protein sequence MAGFTTAFATVAIAGIGDKSFLTALVLAARHKARWVFTGSFLALTTGAALWIGLGVWMQTHISMEIIKLVSGVTFLGFGIKAYMDAYISHSGQPGKTAQRPISEEGVTLSANAVIRGSFTTTFLAEFGDRTQLALLGLAAAPDISAESIFTGAVAANILLAIGAVTSGKCLSQRICQTRIALISGTLFIVLGIKILMQTS, from the coding sequence GTGGCTGGGTTCACCACTGCGTTTGCCACGGTTGCTATTGCCGGAATCGGCGACAAATCATTTTTAACAGCTCTTGTTCTGGCAGCTCGTCACAAAGCCCGCTGGGTGTTCACTGGAAGCTTTCTGGCACTCACAACTGGCGCAGCACTGTGGATCGGCCTGGGCGTATGGATGCAAACACACATCTCGATGGAGATCATCAAGCTTGTATCAGGGGTGACATTTCTGGGGTTTGGAATCAAAGCGTACATGGACGCCTATATCTCACACAGTGGTCAACCCGGCAAAACAGCTCAGCGCCCTATTTCAGAAGAAGGCGTCACACTCTCTGCCAACGCAGTGATCAGAGGCTCCTTCACAACGACGTTTCTGGCGGAATTCGGTGATCGCACACAACTCGCATTGCTTGGGCTGGCAGCCGCTCCAGACATCTCAGCTGAAAGCATCTTTACAGGTGCCGTTGCCGCAAACATCTTGCTAGCCATTGGGGCCGTCACCTCTGGTAAATGCCTCAGTCAACGAATATGTCAAACAAGGATTGCTCTTATAAGCGGAACTTTATTCATAGTTCTTGGCATCAAGATTTTAATGCAAACGAGTTAA
- a CDS encoding cation:proton antiporter: MFGVPSWIVFAAERHASSTITNSSEATSSLEISFQTTLIAFALLLIVSTLCDKFGAKLSIPGSIFLFLLGLCINIANFTFNTIPLEQVHVIALCVLLFFSGLTSDRLLLKRSNLLFSSMQLALFGTALSMLFWLMYIRFGLGVFQKLGYAEGVDEGVLTLITVVIIYSLSVNDWNSFSFVARKVKKFQAIFINIFKVETSISAAISVAVAELLILFWLQINPGYSTMNQGVLVQDIFKGIFLGIVCGVILGYLLNLVIRHFVTSKPQLVLVAFGFTILGYVFSDLSLRHGGYLCALVMGVVTSISYRSSSTEDEIKFLSEELESLNIACEAILFFAIGLGLNAKSFFVDLPIALYVWLGVIAIRPVCVWLFLRGETIAIDEKKILASWSPKGAVSMALVVQAPILLEEIFEISMSEIVPYQAYHLMANSVCGTVIISMLVKSVMIPRFYNRITAQTVQGSDIQM; encoded by the coding sequence GTGTTCGGTGTACCTTCCTGGATTGTTTTTGCAGCAGAGCGTCACGCGTCCAGTACCATCACAAATTCGTCAGAAGCAACTTCTTCTCTAGAGATATCATTTCAAACGACACTTATTGCTTTTGCGCTTCTCCTGATTGTCAGCACGTTATGCGATAAGTTTGGGGCTAAGCTAAGTATACCGGGTTCAATCTTCTTGTTTTTACTTGGATTGTGCATCAATATTGCAAATTTTACGTTTAATACTATTCCCCTGGAGCAGGTTCATGTCATTGCTCTTTGTGTGCTGTTGTTTTTTAGCGGTTTGACATCAGATCGGTTGCTCTTGAAGAGAAGTAATTTGTTATTCAGCTCCATGCAGTTAGCCCTATTTGGCACGGCATTAAGTATGTTGTTTTGGTTAATGTATATAAGATTTGGGCTGGGAGTCTTCCAGAAGCTAGGCTATGCAGAGGGAGTTGATGAAGGTGTTCTCACTCTAATCACTGTCGTCATTATTTATTCTCTCTCAGTCAATGATTGGAACTCGTTTTCGTTTGTAGCAAGAAAGGTTAAAAAATTTCAGGCCATTTTTATCAACATTTTCAAAGTAGAAACATCAATTTCGGCAGCGATTTCAGTTGCTGTAGCTGAGCTGCTTATTCTGTTTTGGCTGCAAATTAATCCGGGTTATTCAACGATGAATCAAGGTGTTCTGGTTCAGGACATCTTCAAAGGCATTTTTCTAGGCATTGTGTGTGGTGTGATCCTTGGCTATCTGCTGAATCTTGTCATTCGTCATTTTGTGACGTCCAAACCTCAACTTGTGCTTGTTGCATTTGGATTTACGATTCTTGGCTACGTGTTTTCAGATCTGTCCCTGCGCCATGGGGGATACCTTTGTGCACTTGTTATGGGGGTTGTCACCTCTATTTCGTACAGAAGTTCATCCACTGAAGATGAAATTAAATTCCTTAGTGAGGAATTGGAGTCGCTCAATATTGCCTGTGAAGCGATTCTATTTTTCGCGATCGGTCTCGGCCTTAATGCGAAGTCATTTTTCGTTGATTTACCAATTGCTCTTTATGTCTGGCTTGGAGTTATTGCGATTCGTCCAGTCTGTGTTTGGCTTTTTCTTCGAGGAGAGACAATCGCAATTGACGAGAAAAAAATCTTGGCATCTTGGAGTCCAAAGGGTGCCGTCTCTATGGCTTTAGTAGTACAAGCACCTATTTTACTGGAGGAAATATTTGAGATAAGCATGTCTGAAATTGTTCCTTATCAGGCATATCATCTTATGGCCAATTCAGTGTGTGGAACAGTTATTATTTCAATGCTGGTTAAATCAGTAATGATACCCAGATTTTACAACCGAATTACAGCTCAGACTGTTCAAGGTTCAGATATTCAAATGTAA
- a CDS encoding PLP-dependent transferase, producing the protein MSARNLLSDPCWQASDLGLPLPDAPHAVSVALPRWQDVIAYEENDPACRNALKTIYPRFGLHPLLRELVDEIANPGGSAWPYSSEAAAHAAAAHCQRKATQGITEVIRTAGLWCLKADAESTQHARAFWQHTGLGATSRQVAIALKREPAPAPKAGQEARRIVRERLAEIHGIDVARISLHTAGMAGLHAALTAVQALRPNRPTLQLGFPYVDVLKQPQVVFHGGELMQSSNLLEVAQILDQLQPAAVIVELPSNPLLRCIDLPAVAELTHARGIPVIADDTIGTGINLQALPHVDLIFTSLTKSFAGRGDVMAGSLLVSPHSAWSEQLLARIKPLATVSDGDAMALEEASRDVRQRVAQLDANCLTLARHLDNHPAVERVLHPKDCANFQALMRPNAGHGCLLSFEVKGDEGQARRVYDGLKVNKGPSLGTSFTLACPYTQLAHYQELDWAAGCGVSSHLLRVSVGLEEPAELWERFEQALSG; encoded by the coding sequence ATGAGCGCTCGCAATCTGCTCAGCGATCCCTGTTGGCAGGCCAGCGACCTCGGTTTACCGCTACCCGATGCACCCCATGCCGTGTCCGTTGCCCTGCCCCGCTGGCAGGACGTGATTGCCTACGAAGAGAACGATCCCGCCTGCCGCAACGCACTCAAGACCATCTATCCGCGCTTTGGCCTGCATCCACTGCTCAGAGAACTGGTTGATGAGATCGCCAACCCAGGGGGTTCAGCCTGGCCTTATTCCTCTGAGGCGGCAGCCCACGCTGCCGCTGCCCATTGCCAACGAAAAGCAACCCAGGGAATCACAGAAGTGATTCGCACAGCAGGGTTGTGGTGCCTCAAGGCGGACGCTGAATCCACACAGCATGCACGGGCGTTTTGGCAGCACACCGGCCTGGGCGCCACATCGCGACAGGTCGCCATCGCCCTCAAGCGAGAGCCCGCTCCTGCACCGAAAGCAGGCCAGGAGGCGCGCCGAATCGTGCGCGAGCGACTGGCTGAGATCCACGGCATTGACGTGGCCAGGATCAGCCTGCATACGGCGGGGATGGCGGGACTGCATGCCGCACTGACGGCGGTTCAGGCGTTGCGGCCCAATCGTCCAACGCTGCAACTGGGCTTTCCCTACGTTGATGTGCTCAAGCAACCGCAGGTGGTGTTCCACGGCGGCGAGCTGATGCAAAGCAGCAACCTGCTTGAGGTGGCGCAAATCCTCGACCAACTGCAGCCAGCAGCCGTGATCGTGGAATTACCCAGCAACCCATTGCTGCGCTGCATCGATCTGCCGGCGGTCGCCGAGCTTACTCATGCCCGCGGTATCCCTGTGATTGCGGACGACACGATCGGTACCGGGATCAATCTGCAGGCACTCCCCCATGTGGATCTGATCTTCACCTCCCTCACCAAAAGCTTTGCCGGACGGGGCGATGTGATGGCAGGCAGCCTGCTGGTGAGTCCTCACTCAGCCTGGAGCGAACAGCTTCTGGCACGGATCAAACCACTGGCAACCGTGAGCGACGGTGACGCCATGGCGCTGGAGGAAGCCAGCCGCGACGTCCGTCAGCGCGTGGCGCAACTGGACGCGAACTGCCTGACGCTGGCTCGGCATCTGGACAACCATCCCGCTGTGGAACGGGTCCTGCATCCCAAGGACTGTGCCAATTTCCAGGCTCTGATGCGGCCGAACGCAGGTCACGGTTGCCTGCTCTCCTTTGAAGTCAAAGGGGATGAAGGGCAGGCGCGTCGGGTTTATGACGGCCTGAAAGTGAACAAGGGGCCCAGCCTGGGAACCTCATTCACCCTGGCTTGTCCCTACACACAGCTGGCCCACTACCAAGAGCTGGACTGGGCTGCAGGCTGCGGCGTGTCAAGCCATCTCCTGAGGGTGTCCGTGGGTCTGGAAGAACCCGCTGAGCTGTGGGAGCGCTTTGAGCAGGCCCTGAGCGGCTGA